The following proteins are encoded in a genomic region of Enterocloster clostridioformis:
- a CDS encoding Sapep family Mn(2+)-dependent dipeptidase — protein MDEQNQIDRKLLDYIDENRDRLVEHVRQMVRIDSVEREARDGAPFGPGVKESLDLALSISREMGFETVNLDGYIGYAFHGRGEDYVCAMGHVDVVPAGEGWREPPFGGHMEDGVIYGRGVLDNKGPVMACLYGLAAVKSLGLTLRHPVRIIFGCDEETGFEDLRYYLSKENPPVYGFTPDCKYPVVYSERGRAVVRIIGTRECLGTFFDFVNKYFIGAGNTGDRLGIDYYHEEYGMMEMRGYRLGLEPGGNTGHGNYTDTENLVSFDATLSYPGGIVIQDIMKPITEKAEGCGLKAKLVQNYDPVVFAKDSPMVKAMQDSYERVTGMDGTPVTTTGGTYAKAMPGIVPFGPSFPGQKGISHNPNEWMTVDDLVTNAKIYALALYRLAQL, from the coding sequence ATGGATGAGCAGAATCAGATAGACAGAAAGCTTCTGGACTATATCGACGAAAACCGGGACCGGCTGGTTGAACATGTCCGTCAGATGGTGCGCATTGACAGCGTGGAAAGGGAGGCCCGGGATGGGGCTCCCTTTGGCCCCGGTGTAAAGGAATCCCTGGACCTGGCCCTCTCCATCAGCAGGGAGATGGGCTTTGAAACCGTTAATCTGGACGGATACATCGGATATGCATTCCATGGCAGGGGAGAAGACTATGTCTGCGCCATGGGGCATGTGGACGTTGTGCCGGCGGGCGAGGGCTGGAGAGAGCCGCCCTTTGGCGGCCATATGGAAGACGGCGTCATATACGGCAGGGGAGTATTGGACAATAAAGGGCCTGTCATGGCCTGCCTGTACGGACTGGCCGCCGTCAAATCGCTGGGGCTAACCCTCAGGCATCCGGTGCGCATTATCTTCGGATGTGACGAAGAAACGGGATTCGAGGACCTCAGGTACTATCTGTCAAAAGAAAATCCTCCTGTATACGGATTTACGCCGGACTGCAAATATCCTGTGGTATACAGTGAGCGGGGAAGGGCAGTGGTGCGTATCATCGGCACAAGGGAATGCCTGGGTACATTTTTCGACTTTGTAAACAAATATTTTATCGGCGCCGGAAACACAGGCGACCGATTAGGTATTGACTACTACCATGAAGAATATGGTATGATGGAGATGCGCGGTTACAGACTGGGATTAGAGCCTGGCGGGAACACCGGCCATGGGAACTACACGGACACGGAAAACCTGGTATCCTTTGACGCCACCTTAAGCTACCCAGGCGGCATTGTCATCCAGGATATCATGAAGCCCATAACGGAAAAGGCAGAGGGCTGCGGCCTGAAGGCAAAGCTGGTGCAAAACTATGATCCGGTGGTTTTTGCCAAGGATTCGCCCATGGTAAAAGCCATGCAGGACAGCTATGAGCGGGTCACCGGCATGGACGGGACTCCCGTGACCACCACCGGCGGCACCTATGCCAAGGCCATGCCCGGAATCGTCCCATTTGGTCCCAGTTTTCCGGGCCAAAAGGGAATCAGCCACAATCCAAATGAGTGGATGACCGTGGACGACCTGGTAACCAACGCAAAAATATATGCACTGGCCCTGTACCGTCTCGCACAGCTTTAG